In Streptomyces sp. P9-A4, the genomic window AAACACGCCAAGGCGGGAACCCGCCCCCTAGCATCGGAGGATGTCCGACTCCGCACCGCGCAGGGACACCCGGGGCATCGTCGACCCCGCCGAACTGCTCTCCCGCGTCCGCTTCCGCCGCCACGCCCCGGCGCCGGAGCTGCGGGCCTTCCTGGAGCACTACTGGCTGATCGACTGGGACCTGGAGGAGCCGTACGCGAGCCACCTCGTCCCGCACCCTTCGGTGAACATCGTCTTCCAGCGGTACGGGCCGCTCGGCGCCCCGGCCGGGTCCACGCGCGCGTCCGCCGAGGTCTCGGGGATCGGGCTCGGCCTCTTCACCCAGAAGCTGGAGGAGTCGGGCCGGGTCTGCGGGGTGCAGTTCCGCCCCGGCGGCTTCCGCCCGTTCGCGCCCGCGTGGCCGGTGTCGACCTGGACGGGCCGCAGGGTCCCCCTGACCGAGGTGTTCCCGGACGCGGGCGCGGACGCGAGTGCCGACGTCCTCTCCCCCGACGACGACCACGCGCGCGTGGCGACGCTCGACGCGTTCCTCCTGGGCCACGGTCCCGCCCCCGATCCGGCGGCCGACCAGGCCATGGAGCTCGTCGACCTGGTCCGCGCGGACCGCACGGTCCGCAGGGTGTCCCAACTGGCCGCCGCGACCGGCCTCTCGGCACGTTCGCTGCAACGCCTGTTCTCGTCCCACGTCGGCGTGGGCCCGAAGTGGGTGATCCTGCGCTACCGCATCCACGAGGCCCTGGAGCGTGCCGAGGCCGCGGAGACGGCCGGCGGCGACCCGGACTGGGCCGGCCTCGCGGCGGAGCTGGGCTACAGCGACCAGGCCCATCTCGTACGGGACTTCACCGCGACGATCGGGGTGCCGCCGACGGCGTACGCCCGGGGACTGTCAGCCCCCTGACCTACCGTACGGAGATGGACAACGACATCTCACCGGTACGCCTCGAAGCGTGGTCCGAGGGCGACGGCGAGCTCCTGCGCGCCCTGAACGCACCGGAGCTGACGGAGCACCTGGGCGGCCCGGAGACCGAGGAGCAGCTCGTCCTGCGCCACCGGAAGTACGTGGGCATGAGCGCCCAGGAACCGGGCGCGGGGCGGATGTTCCGGATCGTGCTGCTGCCGGAGGAGGCCGTGGTGGGCAGCATCGGGTTCTGGGTGCGGACCGGGGACGGCGAACCGACGTACGAGACCGGGTGGGCCGTGCTGCCGGGCTTCCAGGGCCGGGGGGTGGCGACGGCCGCCACGCGCGCGGTGGCCGGGGAGGCCCGGCGGGCGGGTCTCCACCGCTTCCTGCACGCGTACCCGTCGACGGACAACGGCGCGTCGAACGCGGTGTGCCGCAAGGCGGGGTTCGAGCTGCTCGGCGAGCGGGACTTCGAGTACCCGCCGGGGCACCCGATGCGCTGCAACGACTGGCGCCTGGAGCTGACGGAACCGGACGACAGGCCCTAGGCCGGCTCCTCCGGTGCGGTGAGCGGCCGGGTGAAGTGGAAGGCCACGATGTCGAAGCGCTCGCGCAGATAGAAGCGGTGGGCCCCGGTGCGATGGGTGCCGGAGTCCAGGTTGAGCTCGTGGCAGCCGGCGGCGCGGGCGTGGTCGTCCAGATGGGCGACGAGCGCGTGGCCGACGCCGGTGGAGCGGCTGGCGGCTGCGGTCACGAGGTCGTCGACGTAGAGATTGCGCAGGGAGCTGGTGTTGTCGACGATCCGCCAGCCGGCCGCGCCGACGCAGCGGCCGTCGTCCGCGTAGGCGGCGCTGAACCGCAGCCCCTGCGGGTGCCCTGCCCGGTACACCTCGCGGAAGAGGTCCGGGGTGAGGTGGGGGCGGAGTTCGGAGAGGACCGGCAGGAGGTCGCTCTCCAGCCGGGGGTCGCCGGGTTCGAGGTCGATGATCTTCATGGCGGGACCGTACCTCAGGGTTTTGTCGGGGTTGACGCACCGTGCACCACCCTGGATATTTATCTGCATGACGCAGATGATGCGCCACGCAGCGGAATTCGCCCTGCCGCTGCATCCACCTCCGGAAGGACAGCTCCCATGACCGTTCTCGTCACCGGCAGCCGCGGCCGTGTCGCCTCCACCCTGCTCGGACTGCTCGACACCGCGGGCATCAAAGCCAGAGCCGGCTCCAAGAACCCGGCGGACCTCTCCCCACCGCCCGGGGTGGACACCGTGCGCTGCGACCTCGCCGATCCGGCCACCTTCGACGCCGCGCTGGACGGCGCCGACTCCGTCTTCCTCTACGCCGAGGCCACCCACGCCGAGGCCTTCGCGGACCGGGCCCGCGCCGCCGGCGTCGAGCACGTCGTCCTCCTCTCCTCCAGCTCAGTCCTCGCCCCGGACGCCGAGGAGAACCCGATCGCCGCCTCCCACCTCACAGCCGAGCGCGCCCTCTCCGCCGCAGCGGAGGCCGGAGCCTTCCGGGCCACCCACCTCCGGCCGGGCGCGTTCGCCACCAACACCCTGCAATGGGTCCCTTCGCTCAGGGACGGACGGGGACCCGCCCTGCCCCACCCCGACACGTACGGGGACCCGATCCACGAGCGCGATGTCGCCGAAGCCGCCTTCGCGGTGCTCACCGAGCCCCGGCTGCGGGGCTCCTCGTATCTGCTGACGGGTCCCGAGTCGCTGACCTTCGTCGAGCAGCTGGCGATCCTCGCCGAGGTGACGGGGAGACCTGCTCCCCACACGGTGGTGACGCCCGAGCAGTGGAAGGACTCCGTCGCCGCCTACCTGCCGGAGGCCTTCGCCGACGCCCTGCTGTCCTACTGGGCCGCGCACGACGGCCGGCCGACACCCGTGACCCACACCGTCGAGGAACTCACCGGCCACCCGGCCCGCACCTTCGCCCAGTGGGTCACCGACCACGAGGAGGCCTTCCGCCCCTGACCACGCCCACCGCACCGGGACCCCGCCCGCGACGAATTCCCTGGCCGCCCCGCCCGCCCCGGTGCCATCCTGTCCCCGTGAACGGACCGGAGATCCACATCAGTTTCGCCCCCGGCCTGGGGCTGTTCGTCGCGGCGGACCGCCGCTCGGGCGCGACGCCCCTCACCACCGACGGCACTTCCTCGCTCGGCCATGTCGTGGAGTCCCTCGGCGTGCCGCTGACCGAGGCCGGGCGGCTCCTGGTCGACGGGCGGCCCGTCGACACCTCGCACGTCCCGGCGGCGGGCGAGACGGTCGAGGTGGAGAGCGTCGCCCGCCCGCAGCCGGTGCCGGGCGCCCCGCTCCGGTTCCTGCTCGACGTGCACCTCGGCACGCTGGCCAGGCGGCTGCGCCTGCTCGGGGTGGACGCCGCGTACGAGAGCGAGGACATCGGCGACCCCGCCCTCGCCGCGCTCTCGGCCCGGGACCGGCGCGTGATGCTCTCGCGGGACCGCGGTCTGCTGCGCCGCCGCGAACTGTGGGCGGGCGCCTACGTCTACAGCGACCGGCCGGAGGACCAGTTGCGGGACGTCCTGGAGCGCTTCGCCCCGCGGCTCGCACCCTGGACGCGCTGCACCGCGTGCAACGGAGAGCTGAGCGGCGCCGACAAGGACGCGGTCCGCGAGCGCCTGGAGCTGGGCACGGAGAAGACGTACGACGTGTTCGCCGAATGCGTCGAGTGCGGCAGGGTCTACTGGCGCGGCGCGCACCACCACCGCCTGGAGACGATCGTCTCCGACGCGGTACGGGAGTTCGGCGGGACCGCGGCCGGCTGACGGGGACGGCCGGCCCGCTCCCGGTCAGCCGAGGTCGCCGCCGCGCAGCCGCTCGATCTGTGCGGCGCTGACCTCGACGGTCCGCCGCATATGGGCGATGAGCAGGGCCAGCTCTGCGTCGCTGTAGACGTCGAACATCGTGCCCCAGGCGCCGTTGAGCTTGCGCCACAGGGCGCCGAGCTCCGCGATCCGTTCGGGCACGAGCGCGACCAGGACCCGGCGCCGGTCCTCGGTGTCGCGTTCGCGCGTCACATAGCCGGACCGTTCGAGGCGGTCGACGAGCCGGGTGGCCGAGCCCGTGGTGAGACCGGTCAGCTCGGCGACCCGGCCGGTGGTCACCGGCGCCTCTTCGAGGCTGAGCAGGTTCAGGCACTGCACATCGGTCGGGTGGAGCCCCAGGTGGTCGGCGACGGCCTGGTTGAACAGGGCGTACGCGGCCATGTAGCGGCGTGCCTCCCCGAACAGCTCGGTCATCAGGGCGTCGCGCCGGACGGAACTCTTCTGCGGCATGCAGAGAGTGTACGAACCAGGCACCGCTCGCACGGGCCCGCGCCGTGCACCACTCGCACCGGCGCGCGCCTCGCCTCAGGACGACCCTCCTCAGGGCGCCTCGGCGGTGAGGTAGCGCTGCACGGTCGGGCCGAGCCAGGCCACGATCTCCTCGGGGGACATCTCGACGGCGGGCGGCAGCCGCAGCACATAGCGGGTGAGCGCCATGCCGAGGATCTGGGAGGCGACGAGCGCGGCACGTTGCGGGGCCTCCGCCGGGTCGGGGCAGACGCCCCGGGTCACGGGCCCGAGCTGCTGGGCGAAGATCTCCTGCATCCGCTCGGCCCCGGCCGCGTTGGTGACGCCGACCCGCAGCATCCCGGTGAGGACCTCGTCCCGTTCCCAGCGCTCGATGAAGTGGGTGACCAGGACGGCGCCGATGTGCCGCGCGGGCAGCGAACCCAGCTCGGGCAGGCCGATGTCGATCTCGGAGGCGGCCGCGAACAGGCCCTCCTTGTTGCCGTAGTAGCGCATGACCATCGACGGATCGATCCCGGCGTCCCGGGCGATGGCCCGGATGGTGGCGCGGTCGTATCCGTCGGAGGCGAAGCGCTCACGGGCGGCTTCCAGGATGGCGGCCCTGGTGACGTCGGAGCGGCGGGCGGTGGTCATGTCAACGACTGTAGGCCAACAGGCGTTGACATTCCATTCGAACCACCTCTACATTTGCCAACAAGCGTTGACCAACAGTTGTTGGCCAACGGTCGTGGGCACCCTGGAGGCAGCCATGAGCACCACGGAGAAGACGGACACGGACGTACTGGTCGTCGGCGCGGGCCCCACCGGTCTGCTGCTCGCCGGCGACCTCGCCACCGCGGGCATCGGCGTCACCCTGGTCGAGCGCCGCCCGCACGGCCTCAGCAACATGACCCGCGCCTTCGGCGTCCACGCCCGCACACTGGAGCAGTTGGACGCCCGCGGCCTCGCGGACGAACTCCTCACCACCGGCACCACCCTGGACCGCGCCCGGCTCTTCGGCGCCCTCGACCTCGACCTCACCCGGCTGCCCAGCCGCTTCAACCACCTGCTCGTCACCCCGCAGTACGAGGTGGAGCGCCTCCTGGAGCGCCGCGCGGTGTCCGCCGGGGTCACCTTCCGGTACGGGACGGAGCTGCGCGGCCTGCGCCAGGACGCCGGCACGGTCACCGCGGAGCTCACCGACCCGGACGGGGCGCCGCTCACCCTCACCGCCCGCCAACTGGTCGGCGCGGACGGGGTCCGCAGCGCGGTCCGCACCGCCCTGGGCCTGCCCTTCCCCGGCGGCTCCGTGATCCGCTCCCTCGTCCTCGCCGACGTCCGCCTGGCCGAGGAGCCCGCCGAGTCGTTCACCGTCAGCGGCTCCGGCGACAGCTTCGCCTTCCTCGCCCCCTTCGGCGACGGCTGGTACCGGGTGATGGGCTGGAGCCGCACCCGCCAGGTCGCCGACAGCGAGCCCGTCGACCTCGACGAGGTCCGCGAGATCGCCCGCCTCGCCTTCGGCACCGACCACGGCATGCACGACCCGCGCTGGATCTCCCGCTTCCACAGCGACGAGCGCCAGGCACCGGCCTACCGGGTGGGCCGGGTCTTCCTCGCCGGAGACGCCGCCCACGTCCACTCCCCCGCCGGCGGCCAGGGCATGAACACCGGCCTCCAGGACGCCGCCAACCTCTCCTGGAAGCTCACCGCCGTCCTGCGTGGCGACGCCCCCGACCCCGAAGCCCTCCTCGACAGCTACCAGTCCGAGCGGCACCCGGTCGGCGCGATGGTGCTGCGCAGCAGCGGCGCGATCGTGCGCCTGGCGATGGCCCACACCCCGCTCACCCGCGCGGCCCGCACCCTCACCGCCCGCTTCCTGGGCGCGGTCCGGCCGGCCTCCGCCCGCGCCCTGGGCATGATCAGCGGAATCGGCATCGCCTACGCGCCCCCGGCCGGCGCCGCCCGCCCCGCGGGGCGCCGCGCACCGGACGCGCGACTGCGCGAGGGCCGGCTCTACGAGCTGCTGCGCCGGGGCGAGTTCGTCCTGATCGCCCCGGAGGGCGAGCCTCCGGCCCTGCCGGGGACCGCCCCGGTCGCTCCGGGACACCTCGTACGGGCCACCTGGACGGATCCGGCACGACGGACGGCGGTCCTGGTCCGCCCCGACGGCTACGTCCAGTGGACGAGCCGTTGAGCACCCGGCCCGGCCGCCACCCCGGCCGTCAGAAGACGTACGGGTCGCCGGTGGCCAGCACGAGGACGCGATGCCGGTCGTTCCCGGGGTTCCGGTCGGCCACCCCGTCCCGCCAGGCGGTGCTGATCTCCACGGTCAGCTCGTCCGGGAGACCGGCGGTCCGCAGGTCGAGCGCCAGCTCGCCGGCACCTCCCATGGCCGGCAGTTCGCCCGTCCGGCAGGACACCACCCGGTCGCTGCTCCACAGACAGGCCGACGGCAGCTCCTGGCCGCCCGCCATCGACTCGGAGAAGGCGAGCCGGACGGTCGCCTGGGGGACATCGCTGGGGCCGAGGTTCTCGCTGACCAGCCACACCCCGACCCGCCCGTCCCAGAGGGAGACATGACCGTGATGGGCCAGATCCGCCTCGGGCCCGACCACCGGCCCCACGGCGCCGGCACCCGGGCCCGCACCCATCACCACGGCCGCCGCGAGAACGACCCCGAGCACACCCTTCCGCATTCCATGCATAGGGCCAAAATACCCACAGATCATCTCATATTCTGACAACCTGTCAGCCAGCGTGTCTCATGGGACGCTGCCCTCATGATCACCGCCCGTTCCCTCGCCCTCTTCGTCCTCGCCGCCCTCTTCGAGATCGGCGGCGCCTGGCTCGTCTGGCAGGGCGTCCGCGAGCACCGGGGCTGGATCTGGATCGGCGGCGGAGTCCTCGCCCTCGGCGTGTACGGCTTCGTCGCGACCCTCCAGCCCGACGCCGAGTTCGGCCGCGTCCTCGCGGCCTACGGAGGAGTGTTCGTCGCCGGATCCCTCGCCTGGGGCATGGTGGCCGACGGCTACCGGCCCGACCGCTGGGACGTCATCGGCGCACTCGTCTGCCTCGCCGGAATGGCCTTGATCATGTACGCCCCGCGAGGCCGCTGACCGGCGCCCCGTCCTATCCTGACCGGGCGATCGACGTATTCGACCACCTGCGCGAGGAGCACCACGTCATGACTGCCCCCGGTACCCCCATCGCCGTCATCACCGGAGCGAGCAGCGGAATCGGCGCGGCCACGGCCAGGCAGCTGGCCGCCGCCGGCTACCGCGTGGTGCTCACCGCCCGGCGCAAGGACCGCATCGAGGACCTGGCCGCCGAGATCAACGAAGCCGGCCACCAGGCCACCGCCTACGCCCTGGACGTCACCGACCGCGCCGCCGTCGACGAGTTCGCCACCGCCTTCAACAGCCTCGCCGTCCTCGTCAACAACGCGGGCGGCGCCCTTGGCGCGGACCCCGTCGCCACCGGCGACCCGGCCGACTGGCGCCAGATGTACGAGGTCAACGTCATCGGCACGCTGAACGTGACACAGGCCCTGCTCCCGGCCCTCACCGCGAGCGGCGACGGCACGGTCGTCGTCCTCTCCTCCACCGCCGGCCACTCCACCTACGAGGGCGGCGCCGGCTACGTGGCCGCCAAGAACGGCGCCCGCGTCCTCGCCGAGACCCTCCGCCTGGAGATCGTCGGCACCCCGGTCCGCGTCATCGAGATCGCCCCCGGCATGGTCAAGACCGACGAGTTCGCCGCCACCCGCTTCCGCGGCGACACCGAAAAGGCGGCGAAGGTCTACGCGGGCGTGGCGGCCCCCCTCACGGCGGACGACGTGGCCGACACCATCACCTGGGCCTGCACCCGCCCCCCGCACGTCAACATCGACCTCCTGGTAGTCCGCCCCCGAGCCCAGGCCTCCAACACCAAGGTCCACCGCGAGCTGTAGGACGACAGGGCGAAGGGAGGGGCCGGCGCACCGCGCCACCCCCTCCCTTCCACCCCCGTGAAGCGGCGGCTCAGCCCTTCACGCAGATGACCTGCTTCAGCTTGGCGACGACCTCCACGAGGTCCCGCTGCTGTTCCATCACCTGCTCGATCGGCTTGTACGCGCCCGGGATCTCGTCCACGACGCCGGAGTCCTTGCGGCACTCCACACCCCGCGTCTGCTCCTCCAGGTCCCGCACCGTGAAGCGACGCTTCGCCTCGCTCCGGCTCATCCGCCGCCCCGCACCGTGCGAGGCGGAGTTGAAGGCCTTCTCGTTGCCGAGCCCCTTCACGATGTACGAGCTCGTGCCCATCGAGCCCGGGATGATCCCGAACTCACCGGAGCCGGCCCGGATCGCACCCTTCCGCGTGACCAGCAGGTCCATGCCCTCGTACCGCTCCTCCGCCACGTAGTTGTGATGGCAGGAGATCACCGGATCGAAGGTCACCTTCGCCTTGCGGAACTCCCGGCGAAGGACCTCCTGGAAGAGCGCCATCATGACGGCCCGGTTGTACTTCGCGTAGTCCTGAGCCCAGTGGAGGTCGTTCCGATAGGCCGCCATCTGTGGGGTGTCAGCGACGAACACCGCCAGGTCCCTGTCCACCAAGCCCTGGTTGTGCGGCAGTTTCTGCGCCTCGCCGATGTGGTACTCGGCGAGTTCCTTGCCGATGTTGCGCGATCCGGAGTGAAGAACGAGCCACACGTCACCCTGCGCGCTTATGCAGAATTCCACATAGTGATTCCCCCCGCCGAGCGTTCCCATCTGCTGGGCAGCCCGCTCGCGACGGAACTTCACCGGATCGGCAACCGTGTCGAACCGCGCCCAGAAGTCCCCCCACCCCGCCGTCGGGAACTGGTACAGCCGCCCCGGGTCCACCTCCGTGCGGTGCAGGCCGCGCCCCACCGGGATCGCCTGCTCGATCTTCGAGCGGAGGCGGGACAGGTCGCCCGGCAGGTCGTTCGCCGTCAGTGAGGTCTTGACCGCCGACATCCCGCAGCCGATGTCCACACCGACCGCCGCCGGACAGACCGCACCCTGCATCGCGATCACCGAACCGACCGTCGCACCCTTGCCGTAGTGCACGTCCGGCATCACGGCCAGGCCCTTGATCCACGGCAGCGTCGCCACGTTCTGCAACTGCTGCATGGCACCGCCCTCCACCGTGGCGGGATCGGCCCACATCCGGATCGGCACCTTCGCTCCCGGCACCTCGACGTACGACATACTCCCTCGATTCCCCCGAAAAGTCTGATAACGCAAAAACCGGAGCCAAAGCCCGTACAGGTGACAGCGGACCGGCATCAACAGCTGCGTGTGCGATAGACATTGTGTCCATCGGCCGGGTTCGCGCGGCAAACAGTTTTCGGGAAAGACTTCGGGAGAAGGGAGCCTGGGACCGTGCAGCGAAAGAGGTACGCCCCCGGCCGCACCGGGTCCGCGGCTCGCACCGCCGTCGCCCTCGCCCTGGGCCTCGGCCTGGGCATCGGCCTCACCGGTTGCTCCAGCGGGACCCCCGCCGACGACATCGCCGTCGACGCCAAGGCCGGCCCAGCCGAGCCCGTCGCGCCCCCGGGCCGCTACCACACCCTCTTCGAGCCCTGCGGCTCCGTCCCGCAGGCCGCGCTCAAGGACATGCTCCCGGGTGCCGCCGCGCTGCCCGACCCCGAGCGGGGCAAGGCGTACCGCGGCTCCGCCGCCGTCACGTACGACACCGACCGGCGCGTCGGCTGCACGTGGAAGGCCGACACCCCCGACACCTCGCACCGGCTCGCCCTCGACATCGAGCGGGTCGTCTCGTACGACACCGCCGTCAGCGACGACGACCGGGCGCAGGAGGTGTACGTCCGCAAGCAGCTCGCGGCCGGCATCCCCCTGCCCGTGACACCGCAGCCCACGACGCCCCCGGCGTCACCGAGCACGGGCACGGGCGCGGGCGACGGCAAGGGCACCCGGCCCGGCCAGACCTCCCCCGGCGGCACCCCCTCGGACAAGGCCTCCACGAACGCCAGGACGACGAACGTCACGACGAACGCCGCCAAGGCCACCCCCGGCAACCCGGGCACCTCGGGCGCCCCCGCCGGCACCCCCACCCCCACCGTCGACCCCACCGGCCTCGAACCCCGCGTCCTCGAAGGCCTCGGCGAGATCGCGTACCTCGACGACGTCCTCAGCAAGGTCGGCGCGAACGGCCATCAGCGGGTCGTCAGCGTGGTGTTCCGCACATCCAACGTCATCGTGACCGTCTCCTACCGGGAGCAGACCAACGGCTCCGCGGAGGCCCCGGACAGCAAGGAACTGCAGGAAAAGGCCCGGAACCTGGCCCGGCTGCTCGCCGAACGGCTGGAGGAGTAGCCGTTCGTCTCCGCTCCGTGAGCGGACGGCGACCACGTAACGTGTCGGCGTACCCGTGGCCCCACGCCGTGGCCGTACCCGAGACCCACGCCGGACCAGTACGACAAGCGACTGAAGGAACCATGCAGCGAACCGCCCCGCGACTCACCCGCATACTCGCCTGCGCCGCCGTCCCGGTGATGCTCGTCGTCGCCGGCTGCTCCTCGGACTCCGGGGACTCCGGCGGCGCCGGTTCGACGGGGTCGAAGGACAAGGGCGCCGCGTCCGCCACCGCGACCCCCACGCCCTCGCAGACGACGAAGACGGTCGAGCCGGCGAAGTTCACGGAGCTGCCCCAGGCCTGCAAGGCGATCACCGCCAAGACCGTCGCCGCCCTGGTTCCCAAGGCGAAGACCAAGAGCGGCACGCCCGCCCCCTCCAGCGACCTCACCAGCCGCAGCGGCTGCTCGTGGAACGGCCTGGACGACAAGGGCGTGAAGGGCTCGCAGTACCGCTGGCTCGACGTGTCCTTCTACCGGTACGAGTCGGACACCTCCCTCGGCAGCGGCCAGGAGCGCGCCCAGGAGAACTTCACCAAGGAGCTCGGCAAGGTCCAGCAGACCGAGGGCGCCAAGAAGCTCCGCACCGCCCCGGCCCCCGGCATCGGCGAGGAGGCTCAGGCGGTCACGTACCAGCTGCGCAAGACGAACGAGGACTTCGTCTACACCTCCGTCGTGGCGCGCACGGGCAACGTCCTGGTGCTGCTCTCCTACAACGGCGCCGGTTACGCGGGCGCCGCCACCCCGAGCGAGGCATCGATCATCAAGGGCGCGACGACGGCGGCCAAGGAAGCCGTGGCCGCGGTCGTCGCAGCCAACAAGTAGTCACAAAACAGCGCAGACAGGCCTGTCGGCGCGGAGCCCGTCCCTCCCCCCGAGGGCCGGGCTTCGCGCACATGTGCCACTCTGTGCGCGCGGGATGTCGTTTGACGGGAGGGGATCGCGGGTGGCCGCGATGCAGCTGACACGCACACACCGAATACTCATCGGCCTCGTCATCGCCGGTGCGCTGATCATCGCGGGGATCGGTTTCGCGGGTTCGTACGCCGCCGTGCGGGAGCTCGCGCTGCAGAAGGGCTTCGGCACCTTCTCGTACTTCTTCCCGATCGGCATCGACGCGGGTATCTGTGTGCTGCTCGCCCTCGATCTGCTCCTGACCTGGCTCCGCATCCCGTTCCCGCTGCTCCGCCAGACCGCGTGGGTGCTGACGGCGGCGACGATCGCGTTCAACGGCGCGGCCGCCTGGCCGGACCCGCTGGGCGTCGGCATGCACGCGGTGATCCCGGTCCTGTTCGTGGTGGCCGTCGAGGCCGCGCGGCACGCGGTGGGCCGGATCGCGGACATCACGGCGGACAAGCACATGGAGGGCGTCCGGCTGACCCGCTGGCTGCTCTCCCCTGTGCCGACGTTCCGGCTGTGGCGCCGGATGAAGCTGTGGGAGCTGCGCTCGTACGAGCAGGTCATCAAGCTGGAGCAGGAGCGGCTGATCTACCAGGCGCGGCTGCAGGCCCGTTTCGGCCGCAGCTGGCGGCGCAAGGCGCCGGTGGAGGCGCTGATGCCGCTGCGGCTCGCGCGGTACGGGGTGCCGCTGGCGGAGACGGCCGCGGCGGGCCTGGCCGCGGCCGGCATCGAACCGGCCCTGCTGCCCCCGCAGCCGCAGGCACCGGCGCAGCTGCCCCAGCAGCCCCAGCCGCACCTCCAGCCCCAGTTGCAGCATGCAGCGCAGGCACCGCTGCCGCAGCAGCTTCCGCACCCTGGCCTTCCGCAGGGGGATGTGCCGGCAGCGCCCGTGAACCACGAGAGCCCGTGGTTCGACACGCAGCAGCTGTCCCCGGAGACGTACGAGGGCACGTACAACCCGCGGATCGTCGAGGGTCTGGAGCCCATGCCGGTCCCGGTCCCGCAGGGACCGGAGGATGTGCCTCCGTCGGGTCCCGAGGAGTTCGTCGAGTACCCCGAGTACGTGGAGCAGGTGGAGCCGCAGGAGCAGCAGGAGCCGCCGGCCGACGACTTCCGTGAGGTCGTCCACAAGCTCACCTGGGCGTACGCCGTGGAGCACAACCGCTTCCCGGAGGACCCGGAGCTCGAGCGCCAGGTGGCCGAGTACTACGGCGTCCAGCGGCTCCGCGATCCCGAGCTGCTGCACCGGCTGATTCCTGAGATCCAGCAGGAGATCCAGCGGGACATGACCGAGTACGACACTCCCTGACCGACCCAGCAGCGCGCAAAGGGGCCGCCACCCGGATCCGGGTGGCGGCCCCTTTCACGTACTCACGTACTCACGTACTCACGCTCACGCGCCGAGCAGCTTCCTCACTCGGTCCGCGCCCACCGCGAGCAGCAGCGTGGGCAGTCGCGGCCCGGTCTCGCGGCTGACCAGGAGCTTGTACAGCAGGGCGAAGAACGCGCGCTGCGCGAGCTTCAGCTCGGGCGTCGGCTTTGCCTCGGGGTCGAGACCGGCCAGCACCTTCGGGACGCCGTAGACGAGCGTGGTGAGCCCGTCGAGCGACCAGTGGGTGTCGAGGCCCGCCAGGAGGAGGCGGAGCGACTCGCGGCCCTCGTCGTCGAGGGAGCCGAGCAGCTCGGTGTCGGGCTCCTCGCGGACGATGGTGCGCTGGTCGGCCGGGACCTGGCTGGTGATCCAGTTCTCGGCGCGGTCCAGCCGCGGACGGACCTCGTCGAGGGAGGTGACCGGGTTCTCCGGGTCGAGCTCGGTCAGGATCCGCAGGGTCTGCTCGTCGTGGCCGGCGGTGATGTCCATGACCGAGGCGAGCGTCCGGTACGGCAGCGGGCGCGGGGTGCGCGGCAGCTCGCCGGCGGCCGTGCGGGCGGCACGGGCGTGCGCGGCGGCGTCCGCGGGCAGCACGCTGCCGTCCGCGACCTTGGCCTCCAGCTTGTCCCACTCGTCGTACAGCCGCTGGATCTCCTGGTCGAAGGCGATCTTGAACGACTGGTTGGGCCGACGACGGGCGTACAGCCAGCGGAGCAGCGGTGCTTCCATGATCTTCAGCGCGTCGGCGGCGGTCGGGACGCCACCGCGCGAGGAGGACATCTTGGCCATGCCGCTGATGCCGACGAAGGCGTACATCGGGCCGATCGGCTGGACGCCGTCGAAGATCTCGCGGACGATCTGGCCGCCGACGACGAAGGACGAGCCGGGCGAGGAGTGGTCGACGCCGGAGGGCTCGAAGATGACGCCCTCGTACGCCCAGCGCATCGGCCAGTCGACCTTCCAGACCAACTTGCCGCGGTTGAACTCGCTGAGCTTCACGGTCTCGGCGAAGCCGCAGTTGGCGCAGGTGTAGGCCAGCTCGGTGGTCTCGTCCTCGTACGACGTGACGGTCGTCAGGTCCTTCTCGCACTGCCCGCAGT contains:
- a CDS encoding DUF2637 domain-containing protein — translated: MAAMQLTRTHRILIGLVIAGALIIAGIGFAGSYAAVRELALQKGFGTFSYFFPIGIDAGICVLLALDLLLTWLRIPFPLLRQTAWVLTAATIAFNGAAAWPDPLGVGMHAVIPVLFVVAVEAARHAVGRIADITADKHMEGVRLTRWLLSPVPTFRLWRRMKLWELRSYEQVIKLEQERLIYQARLQARFGRSWRRKAPVEALMPLRLARYGVPLAETAAAGLAAAGIEPALLPPQPQAPAQLPQQPQPHLQPQLQHAAQAPLPQQLPHPGLPQGDVPAAPVNHESPWFDTQQLSPETYEGTYNPRIVEGLEPMPVPVPQGPEDVPPSGPEEFVEYPEYVEQVEPQEQQEPPADDFREVVHKLTWAYAVEHNRFPEDPELERQVAEYYGVQRLRDPELLHRLIPEIQQEIQRDMTEYDTP
- the lysS gene encoding lysine--tRNA ligase gives rise to the protein MAQSSTETDWVSRFADEVIAESERRAPGKPVVVASGLSPSGPIHLGNLREVMTPHLVADEIRRRGYEVRHLISWDDYDRYRKVPNGIEGIDASWAEHIGKPLTSVPAPAGSPHPNWAEHFKAAMVESLAELGVEYDPISQTEQYTAGTYREQILHAMKHRGDIDAILDQYRTKKAPKKQSQKPVDEAELEAEEGSGAASEDDGSGGSSGYFPYKPYCGQCEKDLTTVTSYEDETTELAYTCANCGFAETVKLSEFNRGKLVWKVDWPMRWAYEGVIFEPSGVDHSSPGSSFVVGGQIVREIFDGVQPIGPMYAFVGISGMAKMSSSRGGVPTAADALKIMEAPLLRWLYARRRPNQSFKIAFDQEIQRLYDEWDKLEAKVADGSVLPADAAAHARAARTAAGELPRTPRPLPYRTLASVMDITAGHDEQTLRILTELDPENPVTSLDEVRPRLDRAENWITSQVPADQRTIVREEPDTELLGSLDDEGRESLRLLLAGLDTHWSLDGLTTLVYGVPKVLAGLDPEAKPTPELKLAQRAFFALLYKLLVSRETGPRLPTLLLAVGADRVRKLLGA